The Cucumis melo cultivar AY chromosome 5, USDA_Cmelo_AY_1.0, whole genome shotgun sequence genome has a segment encoding these proteins:
- the LOC127149278 gene encoding uncharacterized protein LOC127149278 yields MDKGWMKLRNKLSLEYRHGMTQFLEFAKFHVDAYGRLRCPCKRCLNLNWSSLEGVERHLLTIGISPYYTEWVYHGESLSYRGTENFEEGTSSNPFNEGTSSTQFNEEGDIFGMLNDLQAPIEHEEEIEEFRLEDEMAMNVGVNIDEDTTNNIFQDLLNQARNELFRETHVRAGTFVSQAAEDAHNQMLELQSQPTPEGSQPLSEDEICDQVLGRRPGYSKGLGWGPKPKARRTASASSSSTSCSQSTQKEIEL; encoded by the exons atggataagggttggatgaaacttagaaataagttatcccttgagtatagacatggaatgacccaatttttagaatttgccaaatttcacgttgatgcttacggacgattgaggtgtccatgcaagagatgtttgaatttaaattggagctcattagagggtgtggaaagACATCTGCTGACTAtaggaatatccccctactacacagaatgggtgtatcatggagagtcattaagctatagaggtacagaaaactttgaggaaggaactagtagtaatccttttaatgaaggaactagtagtacacaatttaatgaagaaggtgatatctttggtatgctaaatgatttacaagcccctattgaacatgaagaggaaatagaggaatttcgtttggaagatgaaatggcgatgaatgttggggtaaatatagatgaagatacaacaaataatatatttcaggacttattgaatcaagcacgtaatgagttgt tccgggaaacacacgttcgagctgggacattcgtgtcgcaggccgccgaggatgcgcat aatcaaatgctggaactccaatcccagcctaccccagagggtagtcagccactctctgaggatgagatatgcgatcaggtgttgggtagacgaccaggctactcaaaaggccttggttggggacccaagccgaaggcccgcagaacggcaagtgcaagcagttcgtcgacatcttgttcgcagtccacacaaaaagagattgaattataa